One window of the Rhodohalobacter sp. SW132 genome contains the following:
- a CDS encoding PP2C family protein-serine/threonine phosphatase — MGLKNEAKSVYDTKTFYKEYVSGMNSHQLGKEFQSDSERLKKLYDDALKENNPSVKPEEIPFMQKVLTLLSALTKRLNPVRRLIFGVALVGFLLYFLISLFEVIGVYTFFSGLKPLLMPVSFIAVLAILLIELLEKSDVQQELNFARDIQLSLLPPSGITNNDLEVYSFAATAREVGGDYVDVVKTPTGTYVLIADVSGKGMSAALYMVRIQALVHLLINKYHPSPKELLLELNDYIKSNKTDKTFVTGCAAFFPNDDNSFTFARAGHNPPVLYSHKHETTFDLRTEGLALGMTSTKILKNNLIEKKFRFEAQDSILFYTDGLSEARNEKGEEYGFERIDGIMSIYGSLHSKTISKKVQSSLESFIGNEKNLDDITFTAVHRNPATAAVMNQK, encoded by the coding sequence ATGGGACTTAAAAACGAAGCCAAATCGGTATACGATACCAAAACCTTCTACAAGGAATATGTTAGCGGGATGAACTCTCATCAACTCGGTAAGGAGTTTCAGTCTGATTCTGAGCGCCTGAAAAAGTTGTATGATGATGCTTTAAAAGAAAATAATCCATCCGTGAAGCCGGAAGAAATTCCGTTCATGCAGAAAGTACTCACACTGCTTTCTGCGCTTACCAAACGGCTAAACCCCGTGCGCCGCCTTATTTTTGGTGTAGCTCTCGTAGGTTTTCTACTCTATTTTCTCATCTCACTTTTTGAAGTGATTGGCGTTTACACTTTTTTTAGCGGATTGAAACCGCTGCTGATGCCGGTCTCCTTTATTGCTGTTCTTGCAATACTTCTGATTGAACTTCTCGAAAAGTCTGATGTGCAGCAAGAGCTTAATTTTGCCCGGGATATTCAGTTGAGTCTGCTCCCTCCTTCCGGCATTACCAACAACGATCTTGAAGTGTACTCATTTGCCGCTACAGCACGAGAAGTGGGCGGTGATTATGTGGATGTGGTCAAAACACCAACCGGTACCTATGTTTTAATTGCCGATGTGTCTGGTAAAGGAATGAGCGCTGCGCTTTATATGGTTCGGATACAGGCCCTCGTACACCTTCTGATTAACAAATATCACCCATCACCAAAAGAGTTGCTGCTTGAACTGAACGACTACATAAAATCCAATAAAACAGATAAAACTTTTGTTACAGGATGTGCCGCATTTTTCCCGAATGATGACAACTCCTTTACATTTGCCCGGGCAGGCCACAATCCACCGGTGCTTTACAGCCACAAACATGAAACGACATTCGATCTCAGAACCGAAGGGCTTGCGTTGGGAATGACATCTACCAAAATTTTGAAAAATAACCTGATTGAAAAGAAATTTCGCTTTGAAGCGCAGGACAGTATTCTTTTTTACACGGATGGACTTTCAGAAGCGCGAAATGAAAAAGGAGAAGAGTACGGATTTGAACGTATAGATGGGATCATGTCGATTTATGGATCTCTTCATTCCAAAACGATCTCTAAAAAGGTACAATCCTCTTTAGAGTCGTTTATTGGAAATGAAAAGAATCTGGATGATATCACATTCACCGCAGTTCACCGGAATCCGGCAACTGCGGCGGTAATGAATCAGAAGTAG
- a CDS encoding PaaI family thioesterase — MSENDVPDPLKIVHYLLKDDPFSLWMGVEVEEARTGYCRISCTVTESMLNGFSVTHGGIIFSLADTALAFSAATYGRVSLAIDNSISFLKKSTNGDKIIVISDVIHITHKTGVFEVNVKNSNEELIALMKGTVYRTGEIIKISE; from the coding sequence ATGAGTGAGAACGATGTTCCAGATCCACTGAAAATTGTTCATTATCTGCTCAAAGACGATCCGTTCAGTCTCTGGATGGGAGTTGAAGTGGAAGAGGCCAGAACAGGCTATTGCAGGATCAGCTGCACCGTAACCGAATCGATGCTGAACGGTTTTAGCGTTACTCACGGCGGAATCATCTTCTCTCTGGCCGATACTGCACTCGCCTTCTCCGCTGCAACATACGGCCGTGTTTCATTGGCAATTGACAACTCTATTTCTTTCCTGAAGAAAAGCACGAATGGTGATAAAATTATCGTAATCTCTGATGTCATTCATATCACACACAAAACGGGAGTTTTTGAAGTGAACGTAAAAAACTCGAACGAGGAATTAATTGCACTTATGAAAGGCACCGTATATCGTACCGGTGAGATAATTAAAATCAGTGAATAA
- a CDS encoding 3-hydroxyacyl-CoA dehydrogenase NAD-binding domain-containing protein: MSLDKNTTVGVVGAGTMGSGIAQIASTNGHDVYLYDAFPEQLKKSEEGLIKILNRQVEKERMTQDEVNGILKRIHFVDHLNDFSSCGIVFEAIVEDLQIKQDQFSRLEAIVSKKCVLATNTSSLSIASISSSLDRPERLLGIHFFNPAPLMKLVEIIPGISTGETVLTTARNLIDSWEKTTVLASDTPGFIVNRVARPFYGEALRIYEEGIADAATIDWAMKEIGGFKMGPFELMDLIGNDINYKVTETVFREFYYDPRFKPSFAQKRLVEAGRLGRKSGIGFYKYGENARNPDPVKNRELGEKILYRILAMLINEACDAVFMNVATMEDVDLAMTNGVNYPKGLFQWADEIGLSTVLDWMSALQVEYREDRYRPNPLLKRKVRNGESFYE; the protein is encoded by the coding sequence ATGAGTTTAGATAAAAACACCACAGTCGGAGTTGTTGGAGCAGGGACAATGGGAAGCGGAATTGCCCAGATCGCTTCCACAAACGGTCATGATGTTTACCTTTATGATGCTTTTCCCGAACAGTTAAAAAAATCGGAAGAGGGTTTGATCAAAATCCTGAATCGTCAGGTTGAAAAAGAGAGAATGACACAGGATGAAGTAAACGGAATCCTCAAACGGATTCATTTCGTGGATCACCTGAACGACTTCAGTTCATGCGGTATCGTGTTTGAAGCGATTGTTGAAGATTTGCAGATCAAACAGGATCAGTTTTCTCGCCTGGAAGCAATTGTATCGAAAAAATGTGTTTTAGCAACTAATACCTCCTCCCTTTCCATAGCCTCCATCTCCTCAAGCCTGGATCGACCAGAGCGCTTACTGGGAATCCACTTTTTTAACCCGGCCCCCCTGATGAAGCTTGTAGAAATTATTCCCGGAATTTCTACAGGTGAAACCGTACTAACAACTGCACGAAATTTGATTGACAGCTGGGAAAAAACCACTGTCCTTGCTTCAGATACACCCGGATTTATCGTAAATCGTGTTGCGCGCCCATTTTATGGGGAAGCGTTGCGCATCTACGAAGAGGGAATCGCCGATGCGGCCACAATCGATTGGGCGATGAAAGAGATTGGAGGTTTCAAAATGGGTCCCTTTGAACTGATGGACCTGATCGGAAATGATATCAATTATAAAGTAACCGAAACCGTTTTCAGGGAGTTTTATTACGATCCCCGGTTCAAGCCCTCTTTTGCTCAAAAACGGCTGGTTGAAGCGGGCAGGCTTGGAAGAAAATCAGGTATCGGGTTTTATAAATATGGTGAAAATGCCAGGAATCCTGATCCAGTGAAAAACCGTGAGCTGGGTGAAAAAATCCTGTACCGCATTCTTGCTATGCTGATCAATGAGGCGTGTGATGCCGTTTTTATGAATGTTGCCACGATGGAAGATGTGGATCTGGCGATGACAAACGGCGTAAATTATCCAAAAGGTTTATTCCAGTGGGCGGATGAAATTGGGCTCTCAACTGTGCTCGACTGGATGAGCGCCCTGCAGGTGGAATATCGCGAAGACCGGTATCGGCCGAATCCGCTGCTCAAACGGAAAGTCAGAAATGGTGAGTCATTCTATGAGTGA
- a CDS encoding type II toxin-antitoxin system VapC family toxin: protein MSIPVIDACVAIKWFLPEKDYQKAGEILSSHNRLFAPDLFQVEMDSIITKKVRQKLIETEDAYRIYDEIRKIPIQIIPYSLIGKLAFDLSAALPITQYDACYLASAIEYDEKVISADMRFVRGMKGTPFEHYVDAL from the coding sequence ATGAGTATACCGGTCATTGATGCCTGCGTTGCTATTAAATGGTTTTTACCGGAAAAGGATTATCAGAAGGCTGGTGAAATTCTTTCAAGCCACAACCGGCTATTTGCACCTGATCTGTTTCAGGTAGAAATGGACTCGATTATAACCAAAAAAGTACGTCAGAAGTTAATTGAAACAGAAGATGCTTATCGTATCTATGATGAAATACGCAAAATCCCGATTCAGATTATTCCCTATTCTCTGATTGGAAAACTGGCGTTTGATCTATCAGCTGCGCTTCCCATAACTCAGTATGATGCGTGTTACCTGGCCTCTGCCATTGAGTACGATGAAAAAGTAATCAGTGCCGACATGCGATTCGTAAGAGGGATGAAGGGAACACCATTTGAGCACTATGTGGATGCACTTTGA
- a CDS encoding enoyl-CoA hydratase-related protein — MAFIISSRSGNILTLTLNRPEKYNSFTEPMALELQSGLKEASSKEIRCVLINAKGKAFCAGQDLPEVVERAKDSKYELSDTVQTTYNPIIRAIRNLEKPVICAVQGTAAGAGANIAFACDIVIASHEAMFVQAFSKIGLIPDSGGTFFLPRIAGFARTNAMYLLDEKMTADQAVNIGLIYKAVTHAQLEKEAHQIAGKLASMPTKGFGLYKKAINQTFENSLSQQLDLEAKLQSEAGKSSDYKEGVSAFLEKRKPNYTGE, encoded by the coding sequence ATGGCTTTTATTATCTCCTCCCGATCCGGTAATATCCTTACACTAACACTTAACCGACCAGAGAAGTACAACAGTTTCACCGAACCGATGGCGCTTGAATTACAATCAGGGCTAAAGGAAGCGTCATCAAAAGAGATCCGGTGTGTGCTGATCAATGCGAAAGGAAAAGCGTTTTGTGCCGGTCAGGATCTTCCCGAAGTGGTGGAACGCGCCAAAGATAGTAAATATGAACTATCTGATACGGTTCAAACTACGTACAATCCAATTATCCGTGCCATTCGAAACCTGGAAAAACCGGTGATCTGTGCCGTTCAGGGAACGGCTGCAGGGGCCGGAGCCAATATCGCCTTTGCCTGCGATATCGTGATTGCATCTCACGAAGCAATGTTCGTGCAGGCGTTCAGTAAAATCGGGTTGATACCTGACAGCGGCGGAACATTTTTTCTGCCGAGAATTGCGGGATTTGCAAGAACCAACGCAATGTACCTGCTTGATGAGAAAATGACCGCTGACCAGGCGGTGAATATCGGGTTGATCTACAAAGCCGTAACCCATGCACAACTTGAGAAAGAAGCACATCAAATTGCCGGTAAACTGGCCTCCATGCCTACAAAAGGATTTGGCCTCTATAAAAAAGCGATCAATCAAACCTTTGAAAACAGCTTATCACAGCAATTGGACCTGGAGGCAAAACTTCAGTCGGAAGCCGGTAAATCGTCTGATTATAAAGAGGGAGTTTCAGCATTTTTAGAGAAGAGAAAGCCCAATTATACAGGTGAATAG
- the paaD gene encoding 1,2-phenylacetyl-CoA epoxidase subunit PaaD: MNETKTLSKEKLWTWLEEVIDPEIPVLNVVEMGIVRNILLENSEVIVKITPTYSGCPAMNAIEMEIRKKLREKGIEEFKVITDFKEPWTTDWMTDHAKKKLKEYGIAPPDRTTGDDDFLTGLKNSQKIIPCPYCDSMDTELQSEFGSTACKSLYFCDGCSQPFEHFKCI, from the coding sequence ATGAACGAAACAAAAACCCTGTCAAAAGAGAAGCTCTGGACATGGCTCGAAGAAGTCATTGACCCGGAAATTCCTGTGCTTAATGTGGTTGAGATGGGAATTGTTCGAAATATTTTGCTTGAGAATAGTGAAGTGATCGTGAAAATCACCCCCACCTATTCCGGTTGCCCGGCGATGAATGCGATCGAAATGGAGATCCGTAAAAAACTTCGTGAAAAAGGAATTGAAGAATTTAAAGTGATTACTGACTTTAAAGAACCATGGACAACCGACTGGATGACCGATCACGCCAAAAAAAAGCTTAAAGAGTACGGTATCGCCCCACCAGATAGAACCACCGGGGACGACGACTTTCTCACCGGATTGAAAAATTCCCAGAAAATTATACCATGCCCTTACTGCGATTCGATGGATACAGAATTGCAGAGTGAATTTGGATCCACCGCCTGTAAATCTCTATATTTTTGCGATGGATGTAGTCAGCCGTTCGAACACTTTAAATGTATCTGA
- a CDS encoding four helix bundle protein, producing the protein MHNYKELSVWNKSVSLATDIYASTKTFPGIEKFGITSQIRRSTVSISSNIAEGAGRFGKKEFRHFLNIAYGSSFELETQLIISKNLDYLSELQFNQLTEDLITIQKMLYKLIKSLN; encoded by the coding sequence ATGCATAACTATAAAGAATTGTCGGTTTGGAATAAATCTGTTTCACTTGCAACAGATATTTACGCAAGTACTAAAACGTTTCCAGGAATTGAAAAATTTGGAATTACTTCCCAGATAAGACGTAGCACAGTATCGATCAGTTCGAATATTGCCGAAGGTGCTGGTCGTTTTGGAAAAAAAGAGTTCCGACATTTTTTAAATATCGCTTATGGTTCGTCATTTGAATTGGAAACTCAACTCATCATTTCAAAAAACCTTGATTATCTGTCAGAATTACAATTTAATCAGCTAACAGAAGATTTAATCACAATTCAAAAAATGCTTTACAAACTGATAAAAAGTCTCAATTAA
- the paaC gene encoding 1,2-phenylacetyl-CoA epoxidase subunit PaaC — MSTFDTIPQTKEESLVEVLLRLADDRLIHGHRLSEWAGHGPELEEDLALANVALDMIGHASSLYSYAAELEDKPDEDHYAYFRDDIDFKNIAMVELPRGDFAFTIARQFLFSSFSYFLYKELQDNVEDEQFNGMIQKHFKEIKYHLRHSREWVLRLGDGTDESHRRIQEAFDEIWMYTGEMFELDDADREAIKHNFYVNVTEFQDDWRNLVNSVLEEATLSVPDYEQYMFTGARRGRHTEHLGPLLAQMQFLRRSYPDAEWK, encoded by the coding sequence ATGAGCACTTTCGACACCATACCGCAAACAAAAGAGGAATCACTGGTTGAAGTTTTACTGCGCCTTGCAGATGACCGCCTGATACACGGCCACCGACTGTCGGAATGGGCCGGCCACGGACCTGAACTTGAAGAGGACCTGGCGCTGGCTAATGTGGCTCTTGATATGATTGGTCACGCATCATCCCTTTATTCTTACGCTGCAGAACTTGAAGACAAACCGGATGAAGATCATTACGCGTACTTTAGGGATGATATCGATTTTAAAAATATCGCCATGGTTGAGTTACCCAGAGGTGATTTTGCATTTACCATTGCACGGCAGTTTCTCTTTAGCTCATTTAGTTATTTCCTCTACAAGGAATTACAGGATAACGTTGAAGATGAACAGTTTAACGGGATGATACAGAAACATTTTAAGGAGATAAAATATCATCTTCGCCATAGCCGCGAGTGGGTTTTACGTCTGGGTGATGGTACAGATGAGAGTCATCGCAGAATCCAGGAAGCATTTGATGAGATCTGGATGTATACAGGCGAGATGTTTGAACTGGATGATGCCGACCGGGAAGCGATCAAACATAATTTCTATGTGAACGTTACTGAATTTCAAGATGATTGGAGAAATTTGGTTAACTCCGTGCTGGAAGAAGCGACATTGAGTGTACCTGATTACGAACAATACATGTTCACGGGTGCACGGCGGGGACGTCACACAGAACACCTCGGCCCCCTTCTGGCCCAAATGCAGTTTCTTCGCAGGTCCTACCCGGATGCGGAATGGAAATAA
- the paaB gene encoding 1,2-phenylacetyl-CoA epoxidase subunit PaaB, whose amino-acid sequence MTKDRNNTEWPLWEVFYQPKDGKPYEHAGNVHAPDAEMALQNARDTYARRNEGISIWVVPSDQITASSPEDRGPFFDPADDKPYRHPQFYSVPRSVKKRN is encoded by the coding sequence ATGACGAAAGACAGAAATAACACCGAATGGCCGCTATGGGAAGTTTTTTATCAGCCCAAAGATGGTAAACCGTATGAGCATGCAGGTAATGTACACGCTCCGGATGCAGAAATGGCGCTTCAAAATGCGCGAGACACCTATGCGAGACGTAATGAAGGAATCAGCATTTGGGTTGTCCCTTCTGATCAGATAACGGCATCTTCACCTGAAGATCGCGGACCTTTTTTCGATCCCGCAGATGATAAACCATACCGGCATCCGCAATTTTACAGCGTTCCGCGATCCGTAAAAAAAAGGAATTGA